Proteins encoded in a region of the Halanaerobiaceae bacterium ANBcell28 genome:
- a CDS encoding DUF4179 domain-containing protein, translated as MGNNDKERSQNQNSEGSHNEDKVLIKGLAKVIAVIFIFVLCIIGAVNWIPGFRDYVSSFLNLEAREEWYTIDRGIKYARKHGYRNITGLVVEREGYQIVIEDILFDEERIVVFILAQGDSIEEILEGIDNNDSIFTSLGIQVNFSNFEVTASSYLPQMCEKVIRTKVQKSFKEDEIKMFLEENPQFLHLGIKISGNTTVGERKLVDKFEIKVPFAEDLLYLSDRYYIDKNVDLGKTNIIFDSLSISPTMIRLDISIDRDEYFFTGFKDLYLKDSNGNIYIREGISGSKTNTEISYFFLPSTYFEKYPEAFYLGFEGVYIGSNEYSFVIGDKNAEEIEYMGGVITIDEVKFDDFRINSEIKMTSPIYIWPGRLEIEEGKGMGRSFYVDSPLYSEEVREETIVSTHRFQLVDYRHQYEVKLIDWGYLHNIDKEIEIKID; from the coding sequence GTGGGAAATAACGATAAGGAAAGAAGTCAAAATCAAAATTCAGAAGGAAGCCATAATGAAGATAAAGTATTGATCAAGGGACTTGCAAAAGTAATAGCTGTTATCTTTATTTTTGTATTGTGTATTATAGGGGCAGTAAATTGGATTCCAGGATTTAGGGATTATGTTTCTAGTTTCTTAAACTTAGAAGCTCGAGAGGAATGGTATACAATAGATAGAGGTATTAAATACGCAAGAAAACATGGATACAGAAATATTACAGGATTAGTAGTAGAAAGAGAAGGCTATCAAATAGTTATCGAAGATATATTATTTGATGAAGAAAGAATAGTGGTTTTTATTCTTGCGCAGGGTGATAGTATAGAAGAAATATTAGAAGGAATAGATAATAATGATAGCATATTTACCAGTCTAGGTATTCAAGTAAATTTTTCAAATTTTGAGGTTACTGCTAGTTCATATTTACCTCAAATGTGTGAGAAGGTGATAAGAACTAAAGTACAGAAAAGTTTTAAAGAAGATGAAATAAAAATGTTTTTAGAAGAAAATCCTCAGTTTCTACACCTGGGAATCAAAATATCTGGAAATACTACAGTGGGCGAACGAAAGCTTGTAGATAAATTTGAAATTAAAGTACCTTTTGCTGAAGATTTACTTTATTTATCAGATAGATATTATATTGATAAGAATGTAGATCTGGGTAAAACAAATATAATTTTTGATAGCTTAAGTATTAGTCCAACTATGATAAGGCTTGATATAAGCATAGATAGGGATGAGTATTTTTTTACTGGATTTAAAGACCTTTATTTAAAGGATAGTAACGGAAATATATATATCCGCGAAGGAATTTCAGGTTCAAAGACAAATACTGAAATAAGCTATTTTTTTCTTCCATCTACATATTTTGAAAAATATCCAGAAGCTTTTTATTTAGGATTTGAGGGAGTATATATTGGGAGTAACGAGTATAGCTTTGTTATAGGTGACAAGAATGCAGAAGAAATAGAATATATGGGTGGCGTAATTACTATTGATGAAGTAAAATTTGATGATTTTAGAATAAACTCTGAAATAAAAATGACTAGTCCTATTTATATATGGCCAGGTCGTCTAGAAATAGAAGAAGGAAAAGGTATGGGACGTTCCTTTTATGTAGACAGCCCTTTATATTCTGAAGAAGTAAGAGAAGAGACTATAGTAAGTACACATAGGTTTCAGTTAGTTGACTATCGACATCAATATGAAGTAAAATTAATAGATTGGGGATACCTACATAACATAGACAAGGAGATAGAAATAAAGATAGATTAA
- a CDS encoding DUF4179 domain-containing protein — translation MKNNDREKLDNFIESLDKNDIEVPEVLEDRIVKRIEGTYPKKYKKIFHFRSIKIVAAIMVFLLIFVGSVKWIPGFAAHASKVPVIKYAVEWISGDSGIEYAREHEYGKIEGLAIEKDGFILLIDDVFIDEERLELTAIVTGDEMNKLLKKYREESRPYSHPQLVVSFWGFMESGATHSYHNDKNSLRLRAQRDFQEGELKSFLEENAGKINLSAQIYDHLDEKEKILLLSFDDLTIPFDKQEVKLSRDYTIDNEIEVDKANISFNNLSVSPTRLRLDISFDLEEGYSFRAFENFYLKDDQGNIYKEDGITITYLYPDKRSINIAPSFYFDQYPEKLYACFDGVWIGNDKENTFFISKGEKYPKEIKYMGEKIVIEDVNYTYGEIGDKGIELSLYHSPYLKIDGLNVDGMYAKKSSWSSDDPYRRIYNFSLRERKTEYLMQLDYSAYLFQERKEIELSIDLDH, via the coding sequence ATGAAAAATAATGACAGAGAAAAACTGGATAATTTCATAGAGAGTTTGGATAAAAACGATATAGAAGTACCAGAAGTTCTGGAAGATAGAATAGTAAAACGTATTGAAGGAACTTATCCTAAAAAATACAAAAAGATATTTCACTTTAGGTCTATAAAAATAGTTGCAGCGATAATGGTATTTTTATTGATATTTGTTGGATCTGTAAAATGGATTCCTGGCTTTGCAGCACATGCTTCTAAAGTACCAGTAATTAAATATGCTGTTGAGTGGATAAGTGGGGATAGTGGTATTGAATACGCTAGAGAGCATGAATATGGGAAGATAGAAGGTTTAGCAATAGAAAAGGATGGTTTTATATTACTGATAGATGATGTTTTTATTGATGAAGAACGTCTTGAGTTAACAGCAATAGTAACGGGTGATGAGATGAATAAGTTATTGAAAAAATATAGGGAAGAGTCAAGGCCTTATAGTCATCCTCAGCTAGTTGTTTCTTTTTGGGGTTTTATGGAATCGGGAGCTACGCATAGTTATCATAATGATAAAAATTCTTTACGATTAAGGGCCCAGAGAGATTTTCAAGAAGGAGAATTAAAGTCATTCTTAGAGGAGAATGCAGGAAAAATTAATCTATCTGCTCAAATATATGATCACCTTGATGAGAAAGAAAAAATTCTTCTTCTAAGCTTTGATGATTTAACAATTCCTTTTGATAAGCAAGAAGTCAAATTATCAAGAGATTATACTATAGATAATGAAATTGAAGTAGATAAGGCAAATATTAGTTTTAATAATCTAAGCGTAAGTCCTACAAGATTAAGGCTTGATATAAGTTTTGATCTAGAAGAGGGATATTCTTTTAGAGCTTTTGAAAATTTTTATCTTAAAGACGATCAGGGGAATATCTATAAAGAAGACGGTATCACAATTACTTACTTATATCCTGATAAGCGTAGTATTAATATAGCCCCATCTTTTTACTTTGATCAATATCCAGAAAAATTATATGCCTGTTTTGACGGAGTCTGGATTGGAAATGATAAAGAAAATACTTTTTTTATTAGTAAAGGAGAAAAGTATCCCAAAGAAATAAAATATATGGGAGAAAAAATAGTAATAGAGGATGTGAATTATACTTATGGAGAGATTGGAGATAAAGGAATAGAGTTAAGCTTATATCATAGTCCATACTTAAAAATTGATGGATTAAATGTAGACGGGATGTATGCTAAAAAAAGTTCTTGGTCCAGCGATGATCCTTATAGGCGTATATATAATTTTTCATTAAGGGAAAGAAAAACAGAATATCTTATGCAATTAGATTACTCTGCCTATCTTTTTCAAGAACGAAAGGAAATAGAGTTAAGCATAGATTTAGATCATTAA
- a CDS encoding 2-isopropylmalate synthase, which translates to MRKIIVFDTTLRDGEQVPGAKLNLEEKLELARQLSRLKVDVIEAGFSASSPGDFEAVKMIAQEVGKNGGPKITALARAVRSDIDAVYQSVKYAERPLIHIVLGTSNVHLDKKFKKSREEVLEIGVDAVKYAKSLCPDVQYSTEDAARSDFEYLWQTVEAVVKAGATVINIPDTVGYAVPEEFGELIAKINNRLKNLNDKVLLSVHCHNDLGMASANTLMAVKNGADRVECTINGIGERAGNAALEEVVMGINVRPEYYNAYTDILSKEIKKTSRLVTNLMGLDVQVNKAITGDNAFAHSSGIHQDGLLKSRDVYEIMAPADVGCQEMELVLTARSGKHAFKNALDMAGFEIDNQDFADLFAEYLKLADKKKEIYFHDLFYLVEDFMIKRHGAEHAIPNMSDIQLYEIDDIQVVSNSQFPTATVRIKKGDQEMIDSATGDGPIDALYTAIKKIVGLDIELKEYKISSISRGKEALGRVNLQLEYNEKVYSSRAVDTDIIKASGIAYLNGINRIIMESKQK; encoded by the coding sequence ATGAGGAAAATAATTGTCTTTGATACTACTTTGAGAGATGGAGAACAGGTGCCAGGTGCTAAATTAAATCTAGAGGAGAAATTGGAATTAGCTCGACAGCTTAGTAGATTGAAAGTTGATGTGATTGAAGCTGGCTTTTCTGCTTCTTCTCCTGGTGATTTTGAGGCAGTTAAGATGATTGCCCAGGAAGTAGGTAAAAATGGTGGCCCTAAAATAACAGCTCTCGCCAGAGCAGTTCGAAGCGATATTGATGCAGTTTATCAAAGTGTCAAATATGCAGAAAGGCCATTGATCCATATTGTTCTTGGAACTTCAAATGTTCATCTTGATAAAAAATTCAAAAAATCAAGAGAAGAAGTATTAGAAATCGGAGTTGATGCTGTTAAGTATGCAAAAAGCCTTTGTCCAGACGTACAATATAGCACTGAAGATGCAGCCAGATCTGATTTTGAATACCTCTGGCAGACTGTTGAAGCTGTGGTAAAGGCAGGAGCAACAGTAATTAATATTCCGGATACAGTGGGCTATGCTGTTCCCGAGGAATTTGGAGAATTAATAGCAAAGATTAATAATCGATTGAAAAACTTGAATGATAAAGTCTTACTCAGTGTTCACTGTCACAATGATCTGGGTATGGCCAGTGCTAATACCTTAATGGCTGTTAAGAATGGGGCAGATAGGGTAGAATGTACTATTAATGGTATTGGGGAAAGAGCTGGTAATGCAGCACTAGAAGAAGTGGTTATGGGTATAAATGTTAGACCTGAATATTATAATGCCTATACAGATATTCTTAGTAAAGAGATTAAGAAAACATCCAGACTTGTTACCAACTTAATGGGACTTGATGTGCAGGTGAATAAGGCTATAACCGGGGATAATGCTTTTGCCCATTCTTCAGGAATTCATCAGGACGGACTTTTGAAATCCCGGGATGTATATGAAATTATGGCACCTGCTGATGTTGGCTGTCAGGAAATGGAGCTAGTTTTAACAGCCAGGTCTGGTAAACATGCTTTTAAAAATGCCCTTGATATGGCTGGCTTTGAAATTGATAATCAAGATTTTGCTGACTTATTTGCAGAGTATTTAAAGCTGGCAGATAAAAAGAAAGAAATATACTTTCATGATCTCTTTTATCTTGTAGAAGATTTCATGATAAAAAGACATGGGGCAGAACATGCCATCCCAAATATGTCTGATATACAATTATACGAAATTGATGATATTCAGGTAGTAAGCAATAGCCAGTTTCCTACTGCTACAGTAAGAATTAAGAAAGGTGATCAAGAGATGATTGATAGTGCTACAGGTGATGGTCCGATAGATGCATTATATACTGCGATTAAGAAAATAGTAGGGCTTGATATAGAATTAAAAGAGTATAAGATAAGCAGTATTTCCAGAGGGAAAGAAGCCCTGGGTAGAGTAAACCTGCAACTTGAGTATAATGAAAAGGTTTATTCTTCTCGTGCTGTTGATACAGATATCATCAAGGCCAGTGGAATAGCTTATTTAAATGGAATAAATCGAATTATTATGGAGAGTAAGCAAAAATGA
- a CDS encoding L,D-transpeptidase family protein, with product MNKKTAIVVVLVAVVALSAFALYRSNSFNQARQNQPEEDNLAKTELEGVEENINAYDIEEDISITMRTEVDGEEGVMGLTQAQKLEMLDIIDPASNNTVLEEFNTHLPENINDAREYMLYEISYDYFLITAEEGTQIRENPDPNSPVLAELETLDKVSLLQRVEGEEMAGSNIWYRVFFIANEQFNEGYVISTTGTPRVFRFDAMETAINELREELNQGELHFISNYKFENGVPPQEGDIAVDEHGYRYYHSAPAYVEASTDADYRYVPDGMLLRILDDTGEFYHVDVPTFNNQFFVPKEYIDPDITLTQLNHVIIVDRNQQNQAAFEIADNALNLISYTLSTTGISGDFSFETSLGMYKAIAKRERFEYLESGTENIAGYAPYAIRFTGGAYIHGVPVAYEEVEGEKIDPGTVEYLHTIGTFPRSNMCVRNFTSHAEFIYNWMDTANGAVIVIE from the coding sequence ATGAATAAGAAAACAGCCATAGTTGTAGTCTTAGTAGCAGTCGTTGCTCTTTCCGCTTTTGCCTTATATAGAAGCAATTCTTTTAATCAAGCCCGTCAAAACCAGCCAGAAGAAGATAATTTGGCTAAGACAGAGTTAGAAGGTGTGGAAGAAAATATAAATGCTTATGATATCGAGGAGGATATAAGTATTACTATGCGGACAGAAGTTGATGGGGAAGAAGGAGTAATGGGTCTTACTCAAGCACAAAAATTAGAAATGCTGGATATTATTGATCCAGCCAGTAATAATACTGTTTTGGAAGAATTTAATACTCATTTACCTGAAAATATTAATGATGCTCGTGAATATATGCTTTATGAAATTTCTTATGACTATTTTCTAATCACCGCTGAAGAAGGAACACAGATCAGAGAAAATCCTGATCCTAATAGCCCTGTTTTAGCAGAGTTAGAAACTTTAGATAAAGTGTCTTTGCTTCAGAGGGTTGAAGGTGAGGAAATGGCTGGCTCTAATATATGGTATAGAGTATTTTTTATAGCCAATGAACAGTTTAATGAAGGATACGTTATTTCTACTACAGGTACACCTAGGGTTTTTCGTTTTGATGCAATGGAAACAGCTATTAATGAGTTAAGAGAGGAATTAAACCAGGGTGAATTACATTTTATTAGTAATTACAAGTTTGAAAATGGTGTCCCACCTCAGGAAGGTGATATAGCGGTAGATGAACATGGCTATAGATATTATCATAGTGCACCTGCTTATGTAGAGGCTAGTACAGATGCTGATTATCGTTATGTTCCAGATGGTATGCTGCTAAGGATTCTGGATGATACGGGGGAGTTTTATCACGTTGATGTTCCGACTTTTAATAATCAGTTTTTTGTTCCTAAAGAATATATAGACCCTGATATAACTTTAACCCAGTTAAATCATGTAATTATTGTAGATAGAAATCAGCAAAATCAGGCTGCTTTTGAAATCGCTGATAATGCTCTTAATCTTATATCTTACACACTATCAACTACCGGTATTTCTGGTGACTTTTCTTTTGAAACAAGTCTGGGAATGTACAAAGCTATAGCTAAAAGAGAGCGTTTTGAATATCTAGAGAGTGGTACAGAGAATATAGCAGGCTATGCTCCATATGCTATAAGATTTACAGGAGGAGCATATATTCATGGTGTTCCGGTGGCTTATGAAGAAGTAGAAGGTGAGAAAATAGATCCTGGTACAGTAGAATATCTTCATACTATTGGTACTTTCCCCAGATCAAATATGTGTGTCCGTAATTTCACCAGTCATGCAGAGTTTATCTATAATTGGATGGATACAGCAAATGGAGCTGTAATTGTAATTGAATAG
- a CDS encoding MFS transporter: MFSNLFSYFDFGFFAGFCFSLITPSINKAIQGEVLKENRSISMGIAHSGNGIGGFLGAILLPIIAAVLGWRISVFIAGTVAVLLGLVVVKNYKPLVKNVDNKADNNQENKNLKADIKNVFLNKQLLLVCFFGFVFGLGAGIVPAHFTLFVTTDLYYSSVIAGIALGISQVGGILGQIFWAWLSNFLFSGNHKKTLIFIIIMIAILSLVYGLLGSLLASSIVFLLLTSFFLGVAAMGWGGIFFTEISERAFIGQIGIASGMATIFIRSGIVIGPPLFGMLADYMDNYFYSWFFLSILILIFAIIIYSNFAVNFILDFLVSHMLNER, encoded by the coding sequence ATTTTCTCCAATCTATTTTCTTATTTTGATTTTGGCTTTTTTGCTGGCTTTTGTTTTAGTCTGATTACTCCTTCTATTAATAAAGCGATTCAAGGTGAAGTATTAAAAGAAAATAGATCAATATCTATGGGAATCGCACACTCAGGAAATGGTATAGGTGGTTTTCTTGGGGCAATTTTGTTACCTATAATAGCAGCTGTTCTTGGTTGGAGGATCTCAGTATTTATAGCCGGAACAGTTGCAGTTCTTCTTGGCTTAGTTGTTGTAAAGAATTATAAACCGCTAGTTAAAAATGTAGATAATAAGGCAGATAATAATCAGGAAAATAAAAATTTAAAAGCTGATATTAAAAATGTTTTTTTAAATAAACAATTATTACTAGTTTGCTTTTTTGGATTTGTTTTTGGTCTTGGAGCTGGAATTGTACCTGCCCATTTTACTTTGTTTGTGACTACAGATCTTTATTATAGCTCAGTTATAGCAGGAATTGCTCTGGGTATTTCTCAAGTAGGTGGTATTCTAGGACAGATCTTTTGGGCCTGGCTGAGCAATTTTCTTTTTTCAGGTAATCATAAGAAAACTTTAATATTTATTATTATTATGATTGCGATATTAAGCCTGGTATATGGTCTTTTAGGATCCTTATTAGCTTCAAGCATTGTTTTCTTGCTCTTAACTTCTTTCTTTTTAGGTGTAGCTGCTATGGGTTGGGGCGGTATATTTTTCACAGAAATAAGTGAGCGTGCTTTTATTGGTCAAATAGGTATTGCCTCCGGTATGGCTACAATATTTATACGTAGTGGAATTGTTATTGGACCACCACTTTTTGGAATGCTGGCTGATTATATGGATAATTATTTTTATAGTTGGTTTTTCTTATCAATCTTGATATTGATATTTGCCATTATTATTTACTCAAACTTCGCAGTAAATTTTATATTAGATTTCCTGGTTAGCCATATGCTGAATGAACGTTAA
- a CDS encoding sigma-70 family RNA polymerase sigma factor has product MEELIKKAQHGDKESFSKAVLMIKEECYKIAYCYLHNSEDSMDAICDAVEKALINIKKLKEPKYFKTWFTRIVINECKMQLRKRRKVIQMADELYTPEIKKMESKRRDGTIDLETALKELKPKIRLLIYLKYYLGYTLEDIAETMELPVGTVKTKIYSNLKVLRRQLEVKGG; this is encoded by the coding sequence ATGGAAGAATTAATAAAAAAAGCACAACATGGAGATAAAGAGAGTTTTTCAAAAGCAGTCTTAATGATAAAAGAGGAATGCTATAAAATTGCTTATTGTTACTTACATAATTCAGAAGATAGTATGGATGCTATTTGTGATGCTGTAGAAAAGGCCTTAATAAATATAAAAAAATTAAAAGAACCCAAATATTTTAAGACCTGGTTTACTCGTATTGTTATTAATGAATGCAAAATGCAACTTAGAAAAAGAAGAAAGGTAATACAGATGGCAGATGAGCTATATACGCCAGAAATAAAAAAAATGGAAAGCAAGAGAAGAGATGGGACTATAGATTTAGAAACAGCTTTGAAAGAATTAAAACCTAAGATACGCCTGCTTATATATTTGAAATATTATTTGGGTTATACATTAGAAGATATAGCTGAGACTATGGAGTTACCCGTTGGCACTGTAAAAACAAAAATATATAGTAATTTAAAGGTGTTAAGAAGACAATTGGAAGTAAAGGGGGGCTGA
- a CDS encoding ankyrin repeat domain-containing protein, with translation MSEFTECYHLRTDNQKDAAVLLKRSGLNGYVFPPANNWVTLVSEKYEFSENPDLIHNNKGLLLHFAYAKDHGWFFTIYEGSKEICHYHYIWETGDEDGSRLNEKIIYDLIQEEELKKFDIERPDIKTIIEDPQGFAEIIGLTNYEWISYHYIDEDYEPSNELYQEFIKVKVKQGNDYDFIYHNYKKKNYFDDAYWVEKLKEGADPYKLLESAVIKNDYNAVKVLLKNGVNPVNYIDESGYSVLHLAADRDIASFESKIRYGQVEIIADKLNLDLENGDREENENLLLAKMIEDNIDIIKILLDSGMDINIRSKLIENNHIPSSQGITPLMLAAHSSIIEKLKFLLKAGAELNVAEDNTDDLLFWALRAPLTDRKRKIESIKYLIEEGVDVNVKNQEGESAIFYAASKELLLEVIEPLLDRGADISEKEIEKLYQLCRNQYISSKMTEESRYREMYIERANAYKNILKVIVDKKNLNKRWDNKLKKLGVVKGSEPWIEYWRGIEEREIIRLKNIHNYESIDPYAIDYHMKKKDFLYISKNIIQTVKFLIMSNIIKEAEELISIGQKYIKKAIESEDRGIGMASKYCPERAKIVSKRLFYEFEFFSTGKEDLVLLKEIQMLEQQMVEEDKAKKRYIYLTEGRKNLIYDSLKIGDFKTARKYAWEWAKKKPGSNRIKSTLDVIYDEKYFMILITGYLANPEKNKDLYPIIKACYDKFYQELFYNIMKIHEGYRSIFDIIEFSNIKYRYFSEEDIKLDPIEIIQSIRYGYRLKLKK, from the coding sequence ATGAGTGAATTTACAGAGTGCTATCATTTGCGAACTGATAATCAAAAAGATGCTGCTGTATTATTAAAACGCTCTGGCTTAAATGGCTATGTTTTTCCTCCTGCAAATAACTGGGTTACATTAGTAAGTGAGAAATATGAGTTTAGTGAAAACCCTGATTTAATTCATAATAATAAAGGTCTTTTACTTCACTTTGCATATGCTAAAGACCACGGATGGTTTTTTACCATTTATGAAGGAAGTAAAGAAATTTGCCATTATCATTATATCTGGGAAACAGGAGATGAAGATGGTAGCAGACTGAATGAAAAAATAATATATGACTTAATTCAGGAAGAAGAACTTAAAAAATTTGATATAGAAAGGCCAGATATTAAAACAATAATTGAAGATCCTCAAGGATTTGCAGAAATTATAGGTTTAACTAATTATGAATGGATATCTTATCATTATATTGATGAAGATTATGAACCTTCAAATGAACTTTATCAGGAATTTATCAAAGTTAAAGTTAAGCAAGGAAATGATTATGATTTTATCTATCATAATTATAAAAAGAAAAATTATTTTGATGATGCATACTGGGTAGAAAAACTTAAAGAGGGTGCTGATCCTTATAAACTCTTGGAAAGTGCCGTTATTAAAAACGATTATAATGCTGTAAAGGTTTTGCTGAAAAATGGAGTAAATCCTGTTAATTATATAGATGAATCTGGTTATTCAGTTTTGCATTTAGCAGCAGACCGTGATATTGCTAGCTTTGAATCAAAAATTAGATATGGACAGGTGGAAATAATAGCAGACAAATTAAATCTTGATCTAGAGAACGGTGATAGAGAAGAAAACGAAAATTTACTATTAGCAAAAATGATAGAAGATAATATCGATATAATAAAGATATTACTAGACTCCGGGATGGATATTAATATTCGCAGCAAATTGATTGAAAATAATCATATTCCTTCTAGTCAGGGTATTACCCCTTTAATGCTTGCTGCTCATTCATCTATTATTGAAAAACTAAAGTTTTTGCTGAAAGCCGGAGCAGAACTTAATGTAGCAGAAGATAATACTGATGACCTTCTTTTTTGGGCATTAAGGGCCCCATTAACTGATAGGAAACGTAAAATTGAAAGTATTAAGTATTTAATTGAAGAAGGAGTAGATGTTAATGTTAAAAATCAAGAAGGAGAATCAGCCATATTTTATGCTGCGAGTAAAGAGCTTTTATTAGAAGTTATAGAACCACTACTTGACAGAGGTGCAGATATTAGTGAAAAGGAAATTGAAAAATTGTATCAACTATGCCGAAATCAATATATATCAAGTAAGATGACAGAGGAAAGTAGATACCGGGAGATGTACATAGAGAGGGCTAATGCCTATAAAAATATATTGAAAGTAATAGTAGATAAAAAGAATTTAAATAAAAGATGGGATAATAAGCTAAAAAAATTGGGAGTTGTTAAAGGGTCAGAACCATGGATAGAGTATTGGAGAGGAATTGAAGAAAGAGAAATAATCCGCCTGAAAAATATTCATAATTATGAAAGCATTGATCCTTATGCGATAGATTATCATATGAAGAAAAAAGATTTTTTGTATATATCTAAAAATATTATACAAACAGTAAAATTTTTAATTATGTCTAATATAATTAAAGAGGCTGAAGAACTAATAAGTATTGGACAAAAATATATAAAAAAAGCCATAGAGAGTGAAGATAGAGGTATAGGAATGGCTTCTAAATATTGTCCAGAACGAGCAAAAATTGTCAGCAAAAGACTCTTTTATGAGTTTGAATTTTTTTCTACTGGGAAAGAAGATTTAGTATTACTAAAAGAAATACAAATGCTAGAACAACAGATGGTTGAGGAAGATAAAGCGAAGAAGAGGTATATTTATCTAACAGAGGGAAGAAAGAATTTGATATATGACTCTCTAAAAATCGGAGACTTTAAAACTGCCAGAAAATATGCCTGGGAATGGGCGAAAAAGAAGCCTGGTAGTAATCGTATAAAGAGTACACTTGATGTTATATATGATGAAAAGTATTTTATGATATTAATTACAGGTTATCTTGCTAATCCAGAAAAAAACAAGGATTTATATCCTATAATTAAAGCTTGTTATGATAAATTTTATCAGGAATTGTTTTATAACATAATGAAAATACATGAGGGATATAGGTCAATATTTGATATAATTGAATTTTCGAATATAAAATATAGATATTTTAGTGAAGAAGATATTAAACTGGATCCTATAGAGATTATCCAGAGTATAAGGTATGGCTATAGATTAAAACTAAAAAAATAA
- a CDS encoding diguanylate cyclase — protein MSKKEKLDLVDSLTGLKNYQAFIDDIEEKIKEAEENCQDLSLASVDIDSFMRVNENYGNKAGDKVLIFIANQLEENMPAEAKIYRYSGDQFAVIMSDTIKEKAFLLLEGVREKLANQGVKIREDMENLDITVSIGIAAYPEDGSNSTELVRKAEGALYRAKNSGRNKVRLSREEKMVTKTSHYTYEQLQRLSELAKKEGVGEAVLLREALDDLLKKYDD, from the coding sequence ATGAGTAAAAAAGAAAAATTAGATTTAGTGGACAGTTTAACAGGCTTAAAAAATTATCAGGCTTTTATAGATGATATTGAAGAGAAGATTAAGGAGGCAGAAGAAAATTGTCAGGATCTATCTCTTGCTTCAGTAGATATTGATTCTTTTATGAGGGTAAATGAAAATTACGGAAATAAAGCAGGGGATAAGGTACTGATCTTTATAGCAAATCAACTTGAAGAGAATATGCCAGCGGAGGCTAAAATCTATAGGTATTCTGGTGACCAATTTGCTGTAATAATGTCTGATACAATCAAAGAAAAGGCATTTTTACTTTTGGAAGGTGTTAGAGAAAAACTGGCTAATCAGGGTGTAAAAATAAGAGAAGATATGGAGAACTTAGATATTACGGTCAGTATAGGTATTGCTGCCTATCCGGAAGATGGTAGTAATAGTACAGAACTAGTTCGGAAAGCAGAGGGTGCTTTATATAGAGCAAAAAATAGTGGCAGAAACAAAGTTCGTCTTTCTAGAGAGGAAAAGATGGTGACTAAAACCAGTCATTATACATATGAACAATTACAAAGATTATCAGAATTAGCAAAAAAAGAAGGTGTAGGTGAGGCAGTTCTTCTTAGAGAAGCTCTAGATGATTTGTTAAAGAAATATGATGATTAG
- a CDS encoding MFS transporter, with protein sequence MLKEKLNKKLLFFLFSGYMTASLNIQGIQALMPFIQEDFGISRTEAGLFSTFFFVSAISIALFSGNIVDRIGSKKGLSIGIISTGGLIVLHAFSPIYFLILILAFLLAFVLV encoded by the coding sequence ATGTTGAAGGAAAAGTTAAACAAAAAATTATTATTCTTTTTATTCAGTGGATATATGACTGCAAGCTTAAATATACAGGGTATTCAGGCACTAATGCCGTTTATACAGGAGGATTTTGGTATAAGTAGAACAGAAGCTGGACTATTTTCAACTTTTTTCTTCGTTTCAGCTATATCTATCGCTTTATTTAGTGGAAATATAGTGGATAGAATAGGGTCAAAGAAAGGGCTTTCCATAGGAATAATTAGTACAGGAGGACTAATTGTATTACATGCATTTTCTCCAATCTATTTTCTTATTTTGATTTTGGCTTTTTTGCTGGCTTTTGTTTTAGTCTGA